In bacterium, a single genomic region encodes these proteins:
- a CDS encoding aminotransferase class I/II-fold pyridoxal phosphate-dependent enzyme gives MIISEKAKNVAASETLAISSKAKELKNKGFNLINLSVGEPDFDTPDYIKEAIIKALREKKTKYTDASGIIELKGAIARKLKTENG, from the coding sequence ATGATTATATCAGAAAAGGCAAAGAATGTAGCAGCTTCAGAGACATTGGCAATCTCATCAAAGGCAAAGGAATTAAAAAATAAGGGTTTTAATCTGATTAACCTCTCTGTAGGAGAGCCTGATTTTGACACCCCAGATTATATAAAGGAGGCAATCATAAAGGCCTTAAGGGAGAAAAAGACAAAATACACAGATGCATCTGGAATAATTGAGCTAAAAGGGGCAATTGCAAGAAAGCTAAAAACAGAAAATGGG